TTTCTCAAGCTGATTGTATAAAACTTCATAGGGCGGATACTCCCCCGGAGCAAAGTCATTTACTATGTTTATGTATAAATCCCTGACCTCTTGAAGATTAACAGGCCTTATATCGTATGCCATCGTTCATTCCTTTCCAATGTCATTTAGGATGGATAAGTCAATGTGACAGTACCCCTGAGGATTTTTATCAAGATACTCCTGATGGTAATCCTCTGCTTTATAAAAATTGTCAAGAGGAAGAACCTCTGTCAGGATTTTTCCTTTGTACAACTCCTGTTTGCTATTGATATAGCTATCTATAATTTCCCTGTCTTCTGGATTCTTATAGTAAATACCTGTACGGTACTGTGGACCTATATCGTTCCCCTGTCTGTTGAGCAAGGTAGGGTCTATAATTCTGAAAAAATAATCCAACAGCTTTTCCATAGAAATCTTAGTTTTATCATACTTTACATAAACAGTTTCAGCATGACCTGTTGACCTTCTGCAAACATCTTCATAGGTAGGGTTTTCAGTGTTTCCGTTTGCATAACCAACCTCCGTATGGATTACTCCCGGAAGTCTTGACAAAAATGCCTGAACTCCCCAGAAACATCCTCCCGCAAGCCATACCTCAGAAATGCTATTATTTGTTTCAATCATTACAGCCACTCCTTTTATATATTTTTATCTGTCCTCAAATAAAATATCAGTTATTTCTGCTTCTGTATTTGCCTCTATAAATTTCATGACTTCATTCAGAACAGCATTTGCCTGTGCTCTGCCCGTAGACACACAGGCTGCCCCTATTACAATAGTCTGATATAAATCCTGTTCTTCTACCTCAGCTATAGATAT
This region of Clostridium sp. BNL1100 genomic DNA includes:
- a CDS encoding DUF503 domain-containing protein; protein product: MIVSTLRIKLYAPMCHSLKDKRMIVKSIVQRARNKFNISIAEVEEQDLYQTIVIGAACVSTGRAQANAVLNEVMKFIEANTEAEITDILFEDR
- the msrA gene encoding peptide-methionine (S)-S-oxide reductase MsrA, coding for MSEVWLAGGCFWGVQAFLSRLPGVIHTEVGYANGNTENPTYEDVCRRSTGHAETVYVKYDKTKISMEKLLDYFFRIIDPTLLNRQGNDIGPQYRTGIYYKNPEDREIIDSYINSKQELYKGKILTEVLPLDNFYKAEDYHQEYLDKNPQGYCHIDLSILNDIGKE